In one window of Solanum pennellii chromosome 2, SPENNV200 DNA:
- the LOC107012016 gene encoding ribosomal RNA-processing protein 8, with product MKEAKRSRKRKRGKVHKKSSTPAGNDPSNFSGVNQSMVSNTAISKTKKTSSFIDKMKARLSGGHFRMLNEKLYTCSGDEALNYFKENPELFNVYHAGYQEQMLHWPEKPVNIITKWLKDHSPSLIVADFGCGDARLARSVKNKVWSLDLVAHDPSVIACDMSNTPLESLSVDVAIFCLSLMGTDYPSFLQEARRVLKPRGWLLIAEVKSRLDPTTGGADPSNFLKAICDLGFTIESKDFSNKMFVLFYLKKKENQNSVDKEINWPELKACIYKRR from the exons ATGAAAGAAGCAAAGCGTAGTCGTAAACGGAAGAGAGGAAAGGTTCATAAGAAATCTTCCACTCCGGCCGGAAACGATCCTTCTAATTTCTCCGGCGTGAATCAGTCTATGGTTTCGAATACGGCGATCtcaaaaactaagaaaactTCGTCTTTTATCGATAAG ATGAAGGCGAGATTATCAGGAGGACACTTCCGTATGCTTAATGAAAAACTCTACACTTGCTC AGGAGATGAGGCGCTTAATTATTTCAAGGAAAATCCAGAACTTTTTAATGTG TATCATGCAGGGTATCAGGAGCAAATGTTACATTGGCCAGAAAAACCTGTTAATATAATCACAAAATGGCTAAAGGATCATAGCCCTTCATTAATTGTTGCTGACTTTGGCTGCG GAGATGCACGGCTGGCAAGAAGTGTGAAGAACAAAGTGTGGTCTTTGGATCTTGTCGCACATGATCCTTCAGTTATTGCTTGTGACATGTCAAAT ACCCCTCTAGAGTCCTTGTCGGTTGATGTGGCCATCTTTTGCCTTTCATTGATGGGAACTGATTATCCAAGCTTTCTTCAGGAAGCGCGCAGAGTTCTTAAACCCAG GGGGTGGCTTTTGATAGCAGAAGTTAAAAGCAGGCTTGATCCAACTACAGGGGGTGCCGACCCAAGCAATTTTTTGAAAGCTATTTGTGATCTTGGGTTTACTATTGAGTCAAAG GATTTCTCTAACAAAATGTTTGTGCTGTTCTACTTAAAGAAAAAG GAAAACCAGAATTCAGTAGACAAAGAGATTAATTGGCCTGAGCTCAAGGCATGTATTTATAAACGGCGCTAA